The Brasilonema sennae CENA114 genome includes a region encoding these proteins:
- the iscB gene encoding RNA-guided endonuclease IscB, giving the protein MQNYVFIIDVNKQPLNPIRPKRARTLLMRGKAAVIRMYPFTLILKTVVENPVLRPVELKIDPGSKVTGLALVQDGEVVWGANLEHRGAEIKSDLESRSAVRKSRRNRKTRYRKARFLNRKRTQMWLPPSLMHRVLTIETWVKRLCRYVPVTGIVMELVRFDTQALQNPEITGQEYQQGKLFGYEVKEYLLAKWGRNCVYCGKQDVPLQVEHIHPKSNGGSDRISNLTITCVRCNQKKGSKSIEDFLKKKPDLLRQIKVVRLAPLKDAAAVNSTRWKLYQSLKKISGLNIATSTGGRTKYNRIKNGFDKDHWIDACCVGESGLGVILKTKQAMMIKSTGVGSGRQMTRTNKFGFPCAKPKQRYQHGWKTGDIARFIDGTTTGRIVVQSASRLEIRINKQRIGGQLNKFSKLHSMDGYNYAF; this is encoded by the coding sequence ATGCAAAACTACGTTTTCATTATTGATGTAAACAAGCAACCACTAAACCCAATTCGCCCCAAGCGAGCAAGAACCCTGCTGATGCGTGGAAAAGCGGCAGTTATAAGAATGTATCCCTTTACCCTCATACTAAAAACTGTTGTAGAGAATCCCGTATTAAGACCAGTAGAGTTAAAAATCGACCCTGGTAGCAAAGTAACGGGACTGGCTTTAGTACAAGATGGCGAAGTTGTATGGGGTGCAAATCTTGAGCATAGAGGCGCAGAAATCAAATCAGATTTAGAGTCTAGATCTGCTGTTAGGAAGTCAAGGAGAAATAGAAAGACTCGGTACAGAAAAGCACGTTTTTTGAACAGAAAACGCACCCAAATGTGGCTTCCTCCAAGTCTGATGCACCGCGTCTTAACAATTGAGACATGGGTAAAAAGACTTTGTAGATATGTTCCAGTAACGGGTATTGTAATGGAATTAGTAAGGTTTGACACTCAAGCTTTGCAAAACCCAGAAATAACCGGTCAGGAATACCAGCAAGGTAAACTTTTTGGTTATGAAGTCAAAGAATACCTGTTAGCCAAGTGGGGCAGAAATTGTGTCTATTGTGGCAAGCAAGATGTCCCATTGCAGGTTGAACATATTCACCCAAAGTCCAATGGTGGCAGCGATAGAATTAGTAACTTGACCATTACTTGTGTTCGTTGTAATCAAAAAAAAGGGAGTAAGTCTATTGAAGACTTCCTAAAAAAGAAGCCGGATTTACTTCGTCAGATAAAAGTAGTACGATTAGCACCATTAAAAGATGCAGCAGCTGTTAACTCAACAAGATGGAAATTGTACCAATCTTTGAAAAAGATTTCTGGATTAAATATCGCTACCAGTACTGGTGGTCGTACTAAATACAACCGGATAAAAAACGGTTTCGATAAAGATCACTGGATCGATGCTTGTTGTGTTGGTGAATCTGGCTTAGGAGTTATTCTAAAGACCAAACAGGCAATGATGATTAAATCAACGGGTGTCGGTTCCGGACGACAAATGACACGGACGAACAAATTCGGATTTCCCTGCGCCAAACCTAAGCAGCGTTATCAGCATGGTTGGAAGACTGGCGATATTGCTCGTTTTATTGACGGCACAACAACTGGTCGCATAGTAGTTCAATCAGCATCCCGTTTAGAGATCCGTATAAACAAGCAGAGAATAGGTGGACAACTCAACAAGTTCAGCAAACTCCACTCAATGGATGGATATAATTACGCGTTCTGA
- the ctaD gene encoding cytochrome c oxidase subunit I — translation MTNNSIEDMGRASESEKPNWRDYLGFSKDHKVIGVQYMVTTFIFFLFGGLLAMIIRGELVTPESNLVDRSLYNGLFTLHGTVMIFLWIIPFMAGLANYLVPLMIGARDMAFPLLNAIAFWIIPPAGILLLSSFLLPGGPAQAGWWSYPPISLQNLSDKLVNGQFIWILSVILLGISSILGGINFITTIVWMRAPGMTFFRMPIFVWTVLSAQMLQLFCLPSLTGALILLFFDLSFGTNFFKSSQNGDPIIYQHLFWFYSHPAVYVMALPAFGIFSEILPAFSRNPLFGYRSVAIASFGIAIVSTFVWVHHMFTSATPDWMRILFMASSMLVAIPTGVKVFAWTATVWNGRLHLLTPVLFALGGVVMFIFGGVTGVMLSSVPFDIHVNNTYFVVGHFHYVVHNTITMAIFAAIYFWFPKITGKMYAEGWGKVHFLLTFIGANLTFFPMHALGLQGMLRRVSSYDPRYQGWNVIVSVGAFLLGMATLPFIANMISSLLQGSKASDNPWHATGLEWKTSSPPPKENFEEIPVVNEPPYHYNDRSEPTPEAVIQE, via the coding sequence ATGACAAATAACTCTATTGAAGATATGGGTAGGGCTAGCGAGTCCGAAAAGCCTAACTGGCGCGATTACTTGGGCTTTAGCAAAGACCATAAAGTCATCGGTGTCCAGTACATGGTGACGACTTTCATTTTCTTCTTGTTCGGCGGGCTGTTGGCTATGATTATTCGTGGCGAACTGGTGACGCCCGAATCAAATCTGGTCGATCGCTCCCTTTACAATGGGTTATTCACGCTACACGGCACGGTGATGATCTTTTTGTGGATTATCCCGTTCATGGCAGGTCTTGCCAACTACTTAGTACCGCTGATGATTGGGGCAAGGGATATGGCTTTTCCACTCCTCAATGCGATCGCCTTCTGGATCATTCCCCCAGCAGGTATACTACTACTCTCAAGCTTCTTACTACCTGGTGGTCCTGCGCAAGCTGGCTGGTGGTCTTACCCACCCATTAGTCTCCAGAACTTATCGGATAAGTTAGTCAATGGCCAATTTATTTGGATTTTGAGTGTCATACTGCTGGGCATCTCATCAATTTTAGGGGGCATCAACTTCATCACCACCATTGTTTGGATGCGCGCCCCAGGTATGACGTTCTTCCGTATGCCGATATTCGTCTGGACAGTTCTGAGTGCGCAGATGCTGCAACTATTTTGCCTGCCCTCCCTCACCGGCGCATTGATACTACTGTTTTTTGACCTCAGTTTCGGGACAAATTTCTTCAAATCGTCGCAAAATGGGGACCCAATCATCTACCAGCACCTGTTTTGGTTCTATTCCCATCCAGCGGTTTACGTTATGGCGCTACCCGCTTTCGGTATTTTCTCGGAGATTCTTCCAGCGTTTTCCCGTAATCCGTTGTTTGGTTATCGGTCAGTAGCGATCGCCTCATTTGGAATTGCTATAGTGAGCACTTTCGTATGGGTACACCATATGTTCACCAGTGCCACCCCTGACTGGATGCGGATACTCTTCATGGCCTCCTCAATGTTGGTCGCTATACCTACTGGTGTCAAAGTGTTCGCTTGGACTGCTACAGTCTGGAACGGCAGGCTGCATCTTTTGACACCAGTGCTGTTTGCCTTGGGAGGTGTAGTGATGTTTATTTTCGGTGGTGTCACTGGCGTTATGCTCAGTTCAGTGCCATTTGATATTCACGTCAACAACACTTACTTCGTGGTGGGTCACTTCCACTATGTCGTCCACAATACCATCACGATGGCAATTTTTGCCGCAATTTACTTCTGGTTTCCTAAGATAACCGGAAAGATGTACGCCGAGGGCTGGGGCAAGGTACATTTCTTATTAACTTTCATCGGTGCCAACTTGACTTTTTTCCCCATGCATGCATTAGGTTTACAGGGTATGCTGCGCCGAGTTTCCTCCTACGATCCACGCTATCAAGGATGGAATGTTATTGTTAGCGTTGGGGCGTTCTTGCTTGGGATGGCGACGTTGCCCTTTATTGCAAATATGATAAGTTCTTTACTACAAGGCTCTAAAGCATCTGATAATCCCTGGCATGCCACAGGGTTGGAATGGAAAACTTCTTCACCGCCTCCAAAGGAGAACTTCGAGGAAATTCCAGTTGTAAACGAACCGCCCTACCACTACAACGATAGATCCGAACCGACGCCAGAAGCTGTCATTCAAGAATAG
- a CDS encoding cytochrome c oxidase subunit 3: protein MENPIHLLEEILDESPIHFYKLRRYLPIWLHRFIPIGGGKPDDEHGKTLFGFTVFLLSESIVFLSFFFTYIALRLTTPNWLPPGVSGPELSGFTIFNTLVLLSSSIVIQLAENALKRRKIRRFRLLWLITSAMGTYFLIAQAIEWSQLNFRLTTGLVGGTFYVLTGFHGLHVLVGVLLQILMVIRSFIRGNYNKGHFGVSATTLFWHFVDGIWVILFSLLYIW, encoded by the coding sequence ATGGAAAATCCTATTCATTTATTAGAAGAAATATTAGATGAAAGTCCTATCCACTTCTATAAGTTGCGGCGATATCTACCGATTTGGCTGCACCGGTTCATACCGATAGGTGGGGGGAAACCTGATGACGAACATGGCAAAACGCTATTTGGTTTTACCGTCTTCCTGCTGTCGGAAAGCATCGTCTTCCTAAGTTTTTTCTTTACATATATTGCTCTGCGGTTGACGACTCCCAACTGGCTACCACCTGGTGTCTCGGGACCAGAATTATCTGGTTTTACGATTTTTAACACATTAGTGCTCCTTTCCAGTAGCATAGTCATTCAATTGGCAGAAAATGCTCTGAAGCGTCGCAAAATTCGCAGATTTCGTTTGTTATGGCTGATCACTTCAGCTATGGGAACCTACTTCTTGATCGCTCAAGCAATTGAGTGGAGTCAGCTCAACTTCAGGCTGACTACCGGACTCGTTGGGGGGACATTCTACGTGCTGACTGGCTTCCACGGTTTGCACGTTCTCGTGGGTGTGCTTCTACAGATACTGATGGTGATTCGTTCTTTTATTCGGGGTAATTATAACAAAGGTCACTTTGGTGTGAGTGCAACAACTTTGTTCTGGCACTTTGTTGATGGGATTTGGGTGATTCTGTTCTCGCTTTTGTATATTTGGTAG
- a CDS encoding filamentous hemagglutinin N-terminal domain-containing protein → MRYSLFFFCLPLATLASLSYLTVARAQITPDNSLGAENSVVAPNVEIKGIPSDRIDGGAIRGDNLFHSFQQFNINAGRGAYFSNPGGIANILTRVTGGNVSNIQGVLGVLGNANLFLINPNGIIFGPNARLDVGGSFLGSTANSLIFKNGFEFSATNPQAPPLLTITAPVGLSYRENFKNISNQSRAVNDSGNVVGLTVPEGNSLTLVGGNVSLDNGILFAPGGRVELGGLSVPGTVGINGDGSLSFPVGVQRADVSLTNGAIAYVAGRDTGNIAVNARNLELSGGSRLFSGILSGFGTSEAQAGDIKIDAKGTISLLDNSLITSSVQRTYVGNAGNIDITTGSVVLKNGSQIFGGTFGTGNGGIVKINASDTISLDGQDSSGFYSAIGSYVEFNAKGNAGSVQITTKDLTLGNGSFISASIFGQGNAGSVVINASGSVSVDGGSISSNQQSTGMGDAGDVQLTTTNLTLKNSAFLSARTFGIGNGGVLTVNAKDIISLDNSFITSSVQPTGVSNAGGIDITTGSLVLKNGSQILSSTFGQGNGGIVKINASDTISVDGRNSSGTYSAIGSRVERSAKGDAGGIQITTKNLTLGNGNFVSAGTFGQGNAGSVVINANGSVLVDGGDISSGVFSTGEGNAGGVQLTTTNLTLKNEGSLSASINGEGNAGSVLVRASDSVSLVNSYISSTVGAAGVGKGGNINIQAALLSLKDGAQLAASTFGTGDAGNVTVDVTGKVTIAGVKDGFSSGIFNQGGITGVGNGGNITISSGSFSLTDGAQLVTSARGQGNAGNVSVRASGSVELVNGRIFSTVESGGLGKGGNIDISAASLSLKDGAQLLTSVRGASNNQLGGRGDAGNITIQARDAVVFDGVGSNGVPSGASSAVETGAVGNGGNLTVVAGRFNVLNGAEGTVSNLGSGNAGNLEVIANSIKLDNQGKLTANSANGFGGDIILQARDLLLLRRNSLISAISGTPGSDGRDGNININTKLLVAFPQENSDITATGFGRTAGSNVQVNISKPGGIFGIEYQPQQTSESDIVATGTVTVTTIDLDPTQGLFELTETVVDPAQQVAQNPCIKGFGSTFTITGRGGLPTDPNKILSSDNVRVDLIQPVASSVSSTSGTQKQPSQKPPVKQIIPAQGWIYNEKGQVVLVGYDPTKTGPQREQPAPTSSCAATK, encoded by the coding sequence GTGCGTTACTCATTATTTTTCTTCTGCTTGCCCCTTGCAACCCTAGCAAGCCTTAGCTACCTTACCGTCGCCAGAGCACAAATCACTCCCGATAACAGTCTCGGTGCAGAAAATTCTGTTGTTGCTCCCAATGTTGAGATTAAGGGCATCCCTAGCGACAGAATTGATGGGGGCGCAATTCGTGGGGACAACCTGTTCCACAGTTTTCAGCAATTTAATATAAACGCTGGTAGAGGGGCTTATTTTTCGAATCCAGGGGGAATTGCAAACATACTCACCAGAGTGACTGGGGGGAATGTCTCGAACATTCAGGGTGTTTTGGGTGTGTTGGGCAATGCTAACTTGTTTTTAATCAACCCGAATGGAATTATCTTTGGACCAAATGCCCGGTTGGATGTGGGTGGTTCATTTTTGGGAAGTACGGCAAATAGTTTGATATTTAAGAATGGGTTTGAGTTTAGTGCGACGAATCCCCAAGCACCGCCATTGTTAACGATAACTGCTCCGGTTGGGTTGAGCTATCGGGAGAATTTCAAAAATATCAGCAATCAGTCTAGGGCTGTTAATGATAGTGGTAATGTTGTTGGTCTTACTGTTCCAGAAGGAAATTCCCTAACACTGGTGGGTGGTAATGTCAGCTTAGATAATGGAATACTGTTTGCACCAGGAGGACGAGTTGAGTTAGGAGGATTATCTGTTCCTGGGACGGTGGGAATCAATGGTGATGGGAGCTTGAGTTTTCCTGTGGGAGTGCAAAGAGCGGATGTATCGCTGACAAATGGTGCGATCGCTTATGTAGCTGGTAGAGACACTGGCAATATTGCAGTTAATGCCAGAAATTTAGAGCTATCAGGAGGAAGTCGTCTTTTCTCAGGGATATTGTCAGGTTTTGGAACTTCAGAAGCTCAGGCAGGCGATATAAAAATTGATGCCAAAGGTACTATTTCCTTGTTGGATAACAGCTTAATAACCAGTAGTGTACAACGAACATATGTGGGCAATGCAGGTAACATTGATATCACGACTGGTTCTGTAGTTCTCAAAAATGGCTCTCAAATCTTTGGTGGTACCTTCGGCACAGGAAATGGTGGCATCGTTAAGATCAATGCTAGCGATACTATTTCCTTGGATGGTCAAGACAGTAGTGGATTTTACAGCGCCATTGGTAGTTATGTGGAATTTAACGCTAAGGGTAACGCAGGTAGCGTTCAAATTACAACAAAAGACTTAACTTTGGGCAACGGGAGTTTTATCAGTGCCAGTATTTTTGGTCAAGGCAATGCAGGAAGTGTAGTCATCAATGCCAGTGGTTCTGTTTCGGTAGATGGGGGTAGCATTAGCAGCAACCAACAATCAACGGGTATGGGCGATGCTGGTGATGTTCAATTAACAACCACAAACTTAACTCTCAAGAATAGCGCTTTTTTGAGTGCCAGAACATTTGGCATAGGTAATGGGGGTGTTTTGACAGTTAACGCCAAAGATATCATTTCCTTGGATAACAGTTTCATAACCAGTAGTGTACAACCAACAGGTGTGAGCAATGCTGGTGGTATCGATATCACAACTGGTTCTTTAGTTCTCAAAAATGGCTCTCAAATCCTTAGTAGTACTTTCGGTCAAGGAAATGGTGGCATCGTCAAGATTAATGCTAGCGATACCATCTCCGTAGATGGTCGAAACAGTAGTGGAACTTACAGCGCTATTGGCTCTCGTGTGGAACGTAGTGCAAAGGGTGATGCAGGTGGCATTCAAATCACGACAAAAAACTTAACTCTGGGCAATGGGAATTTTGTCAGTGCCGGTACTTTTGGTCAAGGCAATGCTGGAAGTGTAGTCATCAATGCCAATGGTTCTGTTTTAGTAGATGGAGGTGACATTAGCAGTGGTGTGTTTTCAACAGGTGAAGGCAACGCAGGTGGTGTTCAATTAACAACCACAAACCTAACCCTCAAGAATGAGGGTTCTTTAAGTGCTAGTATCAACGGAGAAGGAAATGCAGGTAGCGTGTTGGTGCGAGCCTCCGATTCTGTTTCTCTTGTCAACAGCTACATCTCCAGCACTGTGGGAGCAGCAGGTGTGGGCAAGGGGGGAAATATCAATATCCAAGCAGCTTTGCTCTCACTTAAAGATGGTGCTCAACTAGCCGCCAGCACTTTTGGAACAGGGGATGCAGGGAATGTCACTGTTGATGTCACAGGTAAAGTGACGATTGCTGGGGTAAAGGACGGATTTTCCAGTGGAATTTTTAACCAGGGAGGAATAACGGGAGTAGGTAATGGGGGCAATATTACTATTTCCTCTGGCTCGTTCTCTTTAACTGATGGCGCTCAACTGGTCACCAGCGCCAGAGGACAAGGGAATGCAGGCAATGTGTCGGTGCGAGCATCGGGTTCTGTTGAGCTTGTTAATGGACGTATCTTCAGCACTGTGGAATCAGGAGGATTGGGCAAAGGTGGCAATATCGACATCAGCGCTGCTTCGCTCTCCCTCAAAGATGGTGCTCAACTGCTAACCTCAGTTCGTGGAGCGTCTAACAACCAACTAGGCGGAAGGGGAGATGCAGGCAATATCACGATTCAAGCCCGCGATGCTGTTGTCTTTGATGGAGTTGGTAGTAATGGTGTTCCCAGTGGTGCATCCAGTGCTGTAGAAACTGGGGCTGTGGGAAATGGAGGAAATTTGACAGTTGTTGCTGGACGCTTCAATGTCCTTAATGGAGCAGAAGGAACCGTAAGCAATCTGGGAAGCGGTAACGCAGGCAACCTAGAAGTCATAGCCAATTCTATCAAGCTTGATAATCAAGGGAAGCTCACTGCTAACTCTGCAAACGGTTTCGGAGGCGATATTATACTGCAAGCACGAGATTTACTGCTATTACGCCGTAATAGCCTGATATCCGCTATCAGTGGTACTCCTGGAAGTGATGGACGGGACGGCAATATTAACATCAATACAAAACTGTTAGTCGCTTTTCCTCAAGAAAATAGTGATATCACTGCTACTGGCTTTGGACGTACTGCGGGAAGTAATGTTCAAGTTAATATATCAAAACCAGGAGGAATTTTTGGTATTGAGTATCAGCCACAACAGACGTCAGAAAGTGATATTGTCGCTACTGGAACAGTCACGGTAACCACTATCGATCTTGACCCCACCCAAGGGTTATTTGAATTGACAGAAACTGTGGTTGATCCGGCACAGCAGGTTGCCCAAAATCCCTGCATAAAAGGTTTTGGTAGTACTTTCACCATCACCGGACGTGGCGGACTTCCAACTGACCCAAATAAAATCCTTAGTAGTGACAATGTGCGCGTTGATTTAATTCAGCCTGTCGCCAGTTCGGTAAGTTCAACAAGTGGAACACAAAAGCAGCCATCTCAAAAGCCACCTGTCAAACAGATAATACCTGCTCAAGGTTGGATATATAACGAAAAAGGTCAAGTGGTGCTCGTTGGTTATGATCCTACTAAGACTGGTCCACAACGCGAGCAGCCAGCGCCTACTAGTAGTTGTGCCGCCACAAAATAG
- the rpmI gene encoding 50S ribosomal protein L35, whose product MPKLKTRKAAAKRFRATGSGKIVRRKAFKNHLLEHKSSDKKRNMSKMAVVDERDAENVRLMLPYL is encoded by the coding sequence ATGCCTAAACTCAAAACTCGTAAAGCAGCGGCAAAAAGATTCCGCGCTACAGGTAGCGGTAAAATTGTACGTCGCAAAGCGTTCAAAAACCACCTGCTAGAGCACAAAAGCTCTGATAAGAAACGTAATATGTCGAAAATGGCAGTTGTCGATGAGCGCGATGCAGAAAACGTGCGCCTCATGCTCCCTTATTTGTAA
- the rplT gene encoding 50S ribosomal protein L20 yields MTRVKRGNVARKRRKKILKLAKGFRGSHSTLFRTANQRVMKALRNAYVDRKKRKRDFRRLWITRINAAARQHGLSYSQLIGNLKKADVQLNRKMLAQLAILDPASFDKVAQLASQPKG; encoded by the coding sequence ATGACACGGGTAAAACGCGGTAACGTTGCTCGCAAACGCCGCAAAAAAATTCTCAAACTCGCTAAAGGTTTTCGCGGTTCTCACTCAACTCTGTTTAGAACGGCGAATCAAAGAGTCATGAAGGCGCTGCGGAACGCCTATGTAGATCGCAAAAAACGTAAGCGCGATTTCCGCCGCCTCTGGATCACCCGCATCAACGCCGCTGCACGCCAACATGGTTTGAGTTACAGCCAGTTGATCGGGAATCTGAAAAAAGCTGATGTCCAACTCAACCGCAAAATGTTGGCACAATTAGCAATTCTTGATCCAGCAAGCTTCGACAAAGTAGCGCAATTGGCAAGCCAACCTAAAGGATAA
- a CDS encoding transporter substrate-binding domain-containing protein has translation MDIGCNRSKAGCWLHLLISAVIFLFLTFSIVTVADTQLSASAAEEMPEIQRRGYIRIAVKDNLPPLGFRDTNGNLQGLEIDLAKALAADLLGKADAVKLQPVANGDRLSAVLDHKVDLAIARVTATASRSRLVSFSVPYYFDGTVLVTKNTLFKRLSDLEKRKVAVLNNSSTIADVRYYIPNAELVGVDSYQAALALLENNSADAFAADASVLSGWVQQYPQYRLLSAKLSTQPLSVVMPKGLQYDPLRRKVNQAIARYINSGWLKQRATYWGLR, from the coding sequence ATGGATATCGGATGTAACAGATCGAAAGCAGGTTGTTGGTTACATCTGCTCATATCCGCTGTCATTTTTTTGTTCTTGACTTTTTCCATTGTCACAGTCGCAGATACACAACTATCAGCATCTGCCGCAGAAGAAATGCCCGAAATTCAGCGGCGGGGCTATATCAGAATTGCAGTCAAAGATAACTTGCCTCCCTTAGGATTTAGAGATACAAACGGTAATTTACAAGGCTTAGAAATTGATTTAGCTAAGGCATTGGCAGCAGACTTACTTGGTAAAGCTGATGCGGTGAAACTACAACCTGTTGCTAATGGCGATCGCCTATCCGCAGTCTTGGATCATAAAGTTGATCTGGCGATCGCCAGAGTTACAGCAACTGCCTCACGTTCTCGCTTAGTCAGCTTCAGTGTTCCTTACTACTTCGATGGCACTGTATTAGTCACAAAAAACACATTATTCAAAAGATTAAGTGATTTGGAAAAACGGAAAGTTGCCGTGCTCAACAATTCCAGCACTATTGCCGATGTGCGCTATTATATACCAAACGCCGAGTTAGTGGGAGTAGATTCTTATCAAGCAGCCTTGGCGCTGTTAGAAAATAACTCAGCAGATGCCTTTGCTGCAGATGCTAGTGTTTTAAGTGGTTGGGTGCAACAATATCCCCAATATCGGTTACTCTCAGCTAAGCTATCAACTCAACCGTTATCTGTAGTCATGCCTAAAGGATTGCAGTACGATCCATTACGAAGAAAGGTTAACCAAGCCATTGCCCGTTATATTAATTCTGGGTGGCTCAAACAACGCGCTACATATTGGGGATTACGCTAA
- a CDS encoding tetratricopeptide repeat protein, translating to MDNDLATIYLSVLVGLLLIAVVSVFRQVFKSRRVEGSMSRLRKKLTKESGTTQEYYELASIYSEKKLFSQAITLFQKAIKAAEEEREEGEKEEENIAYIYNGLGYAYFAQEQFDIAIRQYKEALKIKPDYVVGMNNLGHAYERKKLNAQALQAYEDALKIQPNNATAKRRSESLRRLVSA from the coding sequence ATGGATAACGATCTAGCAACTATTTATCTGTCAGTTTTAGTCGGTCTGCTCTTAATTGCAGTTGTCAGTGTTTTCCGCCAGGTCTTCAAAAGTCGTAGAGTTGAAGGTTCCATGTCAAGGTTGCGAAAAAAACTGACCAAAGAAAGCGGTACCACTCAAGAATATTACGAGTTAGCCAGTATTTATTCTGAGAAAAAACTATTTTCCCAAGCGATAACTCTCTTTCAAAAAGCTATCAAAGCTGCTGAAGAAGAAAGGGAAGAAGGCGAAAAAGAAGAAGAAAATATAGCCTATATTTACAACGGGTTAGGCTATGCTTACTTTGCTCAAGAACAGTTTGACATCGCCATACGTCAGTATAAAGAAGCTCTGAAAATCAAACCTGATTATGTGGTAGGAATGAATAATCTTGGTCATGCATATGAGCGAAAAAAATTAAATGCTCAAGCCCTGCAAGCTTATGAAGACGCCCTGAAAATTCAGCCAAATAACGCCACGGCAAAACGTCGTTCTGAATCTTTGCGACGCTTAGTATCTGCATGA
- a CDS encoding nucleoside hydrolase gives MGFNRIVIEVRSSDRSNLLTNWDWASDFNNISVVKVIRILTFKQIYNGAIIHMIAFANQPIPVILDTDGGVDDALALIMALNSPQLDLKAVTVVAGNVNVDLATNNVLRVLSIVEPEISPIVAKGCEKPLVRPPFNAAGIHGADGLGELDQFLEADGTPRYPKLAIEPSTENAIELLLKTAQEYGDSLIIIALGPLTNLATAIQKDGATMKKIGRIVIMGGAVTVPGNITAAAEFNFFVDPHAAQIVMESGIPLTLVGLDVTMKAPIARQVVEDNLQRRPSKVTQFIVDCTGMYMAFHRDNENFHGCYLHDPLAVAVAIDPSLVTTESLYMMVETEGRFTSGMSLGDRRDRRSEKTNPPNVEACLEVDTERFLQLFDQLV, from the coding sequence ATGGGATTTAACAGAATTGTAATAGAGGTGCGATCGTCCGATCGCTCAAACCTGCTGACTAATTGGGATTGGGCTTCTGACTTCAACAACATTTCTGTTGTAAAAGTGATAAGAATCTTAACTTTTAAGCAAATTTATAATGGAGCAATAATTCACATGATAGCCTTTGCAAATCAGCCCATCCCAGTAATACTAGATACAGACGGTGGTGTTGATGATGCCTTAGCTCTGATTATGGCATTGAATTCACCCCAATTAGACCTGAAAGCAGTCACCGTTGTCGCTGGCAATGTTAACGTAGATCTGGCTACTAATAATGTGTTGCGTGTACTGAGTATTGTTGAACCCGAAATTTCACCCATCGTTGCCAAAGGCTGTGAAAAACCATTGGTGAGACCTCCGTTCAATGCAGCGGGGATTCATGGTGCAGACGGTTTGGGTGAATTAGATCAGTTCTTAGAAGCTGATGGTACACCTCGCTATCCTAAACTTGCTATTGAGCCATCTACAGAGAATGCAATTGAGTTGCTTCTCAAAACAGCTCAAGAGTACGGCGACAGTCTAATCATTATTGCTTTAGGACCACTCACGAATCTGGCAACAGCGATTCAGAAAGATGGCGCAACCATGAAAAAAATCGGACGGATTGTGATCATGGGTGGGGCTGTGACTGTACCCGGAAATATTACAGCAGCGGCTGAATTTAACTTTTTTGTCGATCCCCATGCTGCTCAAATTGTGATGGAATCAGGAATTCCCCTCACCCTGGTTGGTTTAGATGTGACGATGAAAGCCCCTATAGCACGTCAAGTTGTTGAAGATAATTTACAGCGTCGTCCTTCTAAAGTCACCCAGTTTATTGTCGATTGCACTGGAATGTATATGGCTTTCCACCGTGACAACGAAAACTTTCACGGATGTTATCTACACGATCCTTTAGCTGTGGCGGTTGCGATTGATCCGAGTTTGGTAACAACAGAATCGCTATATATGATGGTTGAAACTGAAGGAAGATTCACCAGTGGAATGTCACTAGGTGATCGGCGCGATCGCAGAAGTGAGAAAACCAATCCGCCCAATGTAGAGGCTTGCTTAGAGGTGGATACTGAACGCTTTTTACAGCTATTCGATCAACTTGTTTGA